The Panicum virgatum strain AP13 chromosome 6K, P.virgatum_v5, whole genome shotgun sequence nucleotide sequence ccggcagtttattgacttcatgttccaggagaggcactatcgcttgacccgagcacgactggccacctttcttggagttcagattgccgaggagccacacttcgtacactatcaggcttatggcagcacggtacctcctcgACGTACTCATGAGTCTCATGTACcatctgacgaggagatcagtATTCTTTttcagcagcccttcctgcctggcacaccgaggactccggacaggctgactcccatgGCGCACTCTATCCACTTAGCTCTTaggaagagtctgttgttccggattggatacaacgaggggatcacagctctgcagcagtggcttctactttatatcatgacaggtcgtgactttgacctagtcgacttctttatctgcgagctagaggatgtgattctggatggcatgacagttcaccgtcggcatccgtttgctcattggatctgttggattctggctcagctaagtcagaatgagcacatggatgagctggagcactcgaggacacagttcagtttttactcacctgctactcctcgagacggtcgtcgtggctcgagaggccagcgccgagcacagcgggttctggatgagcgtttcttggctgagggcagagttgcagatgatccgacagcagccgaggacgcttcactagcagcagcagaggcccagctcccacactacctgatcacagactcggaggactcggaggatgacgaggatttcattcctactattaccgtccctcgaggagctcatgatgatgaggcaggatcctctggtgcagcacgagcccctgctcctccagtcaccactgctcaggtcactcagcccgatGCACTTGCTGCCATTCTTACTCGGCTTTCAGAccagcaggacagatttgctgcagctcagctgagcatgcaggccgagcaggctcgtcagcaggaggcccagacacttgtacttgagggcattcggcagcagcaggaggccatgaggctacagctacagcagcagtcccagatacagcagcagatgttcacattcttctcgggatgcttcggtcagctgtatcgtcacactggactacctgagcctcagctccctacaccccagcagctccagttcgaccctaCTGCTCCCGCTCCTCCTGTTGGCGgatttgtgcagacacccttaTCATCTTTCCCGCTGTCACCAtttcttcagaccgggttgtttgccagtcctgttcctactgctgctccggcccctgctccacagcctagtgtttggactgccgagcagcgtgcagagtttcatagacagcagcagatcctacaccagctccagcacccctcggctcagtcactcacgttcgaGTCACCTTCACAGCCTGAGGTTCTCCGTCCATCCGTCGTACGCgtcactcagccagacctgactcccgtcacgtctgctcctccgacggactccacgatcgtcgccgcgccagcttctaccgctgctccagctacttctgctgctccgacgtcTCCGGTCGCGCAGAAgtcttcttcggtcgacgacgactggacagacgacgacgccgacgtcTCCGCTGCTCAGTATTCCACCGGACCCAGCAAGAAGactccgccttctccagctcaggattagatcgcctttctttttggtgctttgttgccaaagggggagatagatagggggagtagagatagggggagcttggtggtttgtggcgtgattggatcttcatggttttttgtgtatggacatgttatttggatattgcGTATGCTCTGAGTTatcatgtccctacatgtgctttatttcaagtaatgcatgcttgtttatcgctttcaatttcatatcttgtgtatctctactttgtgttgtcatcaatcaccaaaaagggggagattgaagtgcatctaggcccatagatgttaatggtaagtttcggtgatcaatgacaaccgtatgcgactaacgtgtgttttgaaggaaaaattaatgTTTGATTTAGtcccatatgaaatgtgaaaagagacccctcaattcgaaacaatcatgcgtgccaaggactcaatttcaaagattaaggacctttctagtctcaagtgtcacaaggagatgaaggacacttgatttagatagggtttatagtttttagttcttgaccgtactattaagaggggttcatgagttagtagcttgatcaaaattgagttggccttagaaatcttacacactcgctcaaaaacagctcaagatagtcaacagaagttaacacaacacttggaagaagaaacaatcgaagtaacATTGAAATCCAAgccaattcagctgaaaaccaggaaaaacagcagcaccggttgaaccggtgccctagcgtcggagcatccgatgcttgccggaaggaccgatgccctgtcggtctatcttctctggatgaaggctgAAATCAAGTATAGCacaggttgaaccgatggtcagaaaagtaagcaccggtgcaatgaaagttctttgttccagagagcatgttttggtggacttcaacttctcttcagcaccggttgaaccgacgcttcggaatcaaagcaccggtgcattgagcgtcctatgttccagagagcttgtttgaattAATCAgtaaacctcttcagcaccggttgaaccgatgcctctacggagcatgcaccggtgcattgaagcaagcctggacactgtgtcagaactccaacggctacaattGGGACACAGAgaaaccggttgaaccgacgcctcaaaacTGACACctatcggttcttccggtgataacggtttttctgcagtggacttccaacggctatgcaactccttccactctatataagggcaccccatggctcatttcagttgcctttgacaccctgaatacttgaggccacccttgagaagaagagaaagtgctttgagcaaacaagagaagatctagcattttgtttgtgcttcaaccttgaagaatccatcctttgcaagtgtagcaagtgtgcttgagctagggccaactgagtgtaggtcaagtgaaggcttaggaacttgttactcttggtgtttgacggcacctagccggtcttggtgatcgggaggttcttggtgagctcttggagtttgtgggagccccaagacgagaagtttgtacacggtgtgaagctcgccgttccggagatggagaaggagcattcttagtgatcacttgcttcttggtggagcaagggagctatacccttgtgtgggtgctccaacgtggattaggggggagcgtcaactcctcgataccacgggaaaaatctggttgtctcaTGTCCTTTACTTTTACTTCAAGCATTTAATTCCTTCCGTTGCTCttcttgcttgtagtttgactaggacaacttgcttgTTAGCGTGAGCTCTTACTTaggatttgatcttgctagtgtgcatccatctagacaaaatgatcatgatagtgtgtttacctacctaaggacccttTGCTAGCATGCTATAGTGACTAGGTTTCgaatttatagattgggcaatactagtctaggttaaggactagttagaaattcgaaaaagtcccaattcaaccccccttcttgggccacgatcctttcacCATTAAACAGCTCATGCCGAAACGGGCGGAGGAGAGAAAGTGCGCCCGTGTATGCCCGCGGGCCGTCAGCAACATATAAAATAGATAATAAGCTACAAAGACTCAAAAGATAAGGAATCCATGTACGATGATGTTTGTTTGTGCTTCAGCACGAGATGAGTTTTTTAAACCTAATCAAtacataattagatattatttgtcaagtaacaataaAATGTGTTACAATatcgaaattcaaatttttcatgAACTCAATACACCCTAAGGGCGTACACCCACGACGCATTTTCCGACAGAAAATTAAAGGAGCACTGCATGGCCATAcacatgcatctcaatcaaaacaTCCATATCAGCAGTCAACCAAAGATCGCCTTCGTGCTTGATCATCATAGTTTCAATTCTTGCTAACATGAAATCTAAAATTTATGCCGGGGGCCTTATTGcaataattttataattaacttcACAAGCGTTGCGCGAGCAAGCAAGCAGCGCATCCGATGCTTCTTGCATCCACGTGGCACACAGGACTTAGCATCCTGTACTTCACATCCACCTAGACGCCGGGCACAGGAACGCGAAGGATGGGGCGGAGCAGGAGCCTGGATTTCCGGTGCGCGGTGATGCCGAACGCCTCGGTCATGTCGAGCTTGGCGCCGCCGGGCACCTCCCAGTCGAAGTGGAAGAGGAGGCTGGCGAGCGCGAGCTCCATGTTGGCCAGCCCGAACCCCAGGCCAGGGCACATCCTCCGCCCGGCCCCGAACGGCAGGAGCTCGTAGTCGGTGCCCTTGAAATCCGCCGCGcttccgccgccggcctcgaacCGCTCCGGCCGGAACGCGTCGGGGTCTCCCGGCCAGTAGCGCTCGTCGCGGCCCAGCGCCCAGGCGTTCACCATCACCGTGATGCCCTGCGGCACGTCGTAGCCCAGCACGCGGCAGGGTTCTTGGCACGCCTGCGGGATCAGGAACGGCAGCGGCGTGTGCAGCCGGAGCGTCTCGCGGATGACGAGGGGCAGGTACTGGAGCCCCGCCTCCACGAGCTTCTCCTCCCGCACCGACCCGTGCGCGGCGAAGGCACGTCGCacctccgccgtcgcccgctCCATGACCTTGGGGTTCTGGacgagctccgccatggcccacTCCAGCGTCGGCGCTGTCGTCTCGCTGCCGGCGAAGATGTCCTGCGAGCAATCATACGGAGTGTCGATCTCTAAGTAATCGGTACAGAACTAACGGATCAGATTGAATTGATTGATGAGTTGAAGATTGCTTACAGTGATGGCGACTTTGATGACGTCCGTGTCGAGGGGGATCGGCAGCTCACCATCCTTCTGTACCTTGAGCAGCACGTCGAGGAGGTcttcgacctcgccgccgtcgccacgctCCATCCTCTCCAGGTGGTCCTTGATGATTTCGTCGAGGATCCCGAACGAGGTTTGACGGATCTCCTCGCTGCGGCGCACGGCGCTGCTGAGCCAGCTGACGATCCGGGATGACGGCCACAGGTCGGCTGGGTTGAACCCGGCGGCGAGCACGATGGCTTCGTCGAGCGCCCGCAGCAAGACCTCGCGGTCCTTGATACGGTCGCCCATCGCAGCGCGCATCGTGGTGTCCGTGATGAGCTCGGACAGCCGCTCGCGCATGTTCACGGCGCGagactccgccgccgcggcggcgcacacgCGCAGCATGACGGCAGCCTCCTCCTCGCGGACGGCGCGGAAGGAGTTGACGCGGCGCGCGCTGAGGAGCTTGGTGATGGTGATCCGGCGGAGCTGCCGCCAGTGGGCCCCGTAGGGCGCCATGATGATCCCCCGGCCGCCGTCGGTGAGCGCCCGCATGGTGGGGCTCATCGGCCGCGTCGCGAACACCGCGTCGTGCGTTCTCAtcacctcccgcgccgcctcccgggACGACACCACCAGCGTGGGCACCTCGCCGAGCTGGAGCAGCATGAGCGGCCCGTGGCGCCGCGCGAGGTCACGCATCGCGTGGTGCGGGAGCTTGCCGATCATGTGGTGCAGGCTGCCGATGATTGGCAGCTGCCATGGCCCCGGTGGCAGCCGCAGGCCGTGctcgggcgccgcggcggagcgccggcgcTTGGCGAGCAAGATGACGAGCAGCGAGACGAGAGCTAATACGAGGTAGAGGCAGTGCTGGTGGTCTTCCATTGGTGTTGCTCCCAATGCAAGCTCCTGGTGATTGGTGTGGCTTTCTAGCTTAGTAAGCTGCAACTTAAATAGCAGAGCAGTGAGTGGTGGTTCTCCGTAACCTAAAATAATAAGCACTGAGGCTAAATTGTTTATTGGTGATTGTTTGCCAGGTGGTTTACGTGGAAGTAGCAGTGTAGCACCCAACTCCAGCTATCTTGGGGTCAAACCATGTGCGCTCCCGGCATGTTGATTGCCTCGGAATAATCGCCACCATGTGACTTCATGCGACGACCGACGAGTCAAACGTCGAGATGGTGGTCGGGAATATTTCTACAGAAAAATTATATTTCCTGATTTTATATGGCCAATTACAACCAACTGTAGACAAAGACTACCTAGCAGCCTCCCTTAATTTCAACATTTTTAGATTCGCATTGTTCTCGAAATTCTCTAATAACGGTATAGGTAATGATTTTGTGAAGCCATCAGGAAGCCATGTGCTCAAATTTTAGATTTTTGTGAGAAACTCGTTTAAGGATTGAAgccaaatttcagaattgaaaCCACATACGAAGCTTATGTGGGTTGGGCCGAACCAGTGGTCGGCCAAACCAGCACCGACTCCGTTTCCACTACCCTTCAGTCAAAACCTTGTGTGACGATGACATAAGGTGTCCTTTTCCCATGATGTCATTTCACTACATTTTTCAAGTTTCGGTGGACGACAAACAATCGattgaagaagatgaagagagaaCTCTTCgatataattttatttttttacgtCGTTGTCCTTCTTTTATGCCACCAATTATTTACTTGATATGAATCAGATATGAGACACCTTATTAGTgtctttctaaaaaaataaagaagtcGGCGAAGATGAGGGAAGTACGTATCTTTGCTACCACGTATGCCGAATATTAATTTTGGCTTAGAAGTCACGGGCACGTATAAAGAGAATGTTCTTGCCGCTGACTTGTGCATCATGCTGTACGTATACTTCTGATATACACGACAGCTTCTTAACGCCCCGGTTCGAATGAGGAAATTATTTGAGCTGGCTTCTCACTATGTAAGAAAGGCTTATAGGAGACACGTGTTAACTCCTATAGGAGACACGGTTCACTTGCGTCTCCGATGTGAACCAATAGGAGACGCAGTTCGACGCGTCTCCTATAGGGACCATACAGGAGACGCAGATGAACCGTGTCTCCTTTAAGAATAAAATAGTGTCTCCCATACTTATTAAAGCGGTCGCGTATAACCGCGTCTCCAAAATATTTCATACAACGTCTCACTTGAATAGTTTCTCAGACGCGGAACAACAACCCGCGTCTCCAATGACTGCTAATGTAGGAGACGTGTGTCTTAAACTGTGTCTCCTATAATAGTTTAAGCAGGAGACGTGTCTTAGAATCCGCGTCTCCTAAGTGGGTGCTTATAGGAGACCCTGTTATATCGCGTCTCCTAACTTTCTCAATCCCCGTCTCATGTTTTAGAGATAAGAAACACGGCTCGTATGCAGTGTCTCCTTTATAGGTCGTAATGGCAGACTCGTTTTTCTGACACGCGTCTCCTTTGTGTGTGATTGTAGGAGACGTTGATTTTGTCACGCGTCTCCTTTCTGCCTGTTATAGGAGACGCAGTTTGTCACCATTCTGCATCTCCTATGGCCCACTGCGGCTATCTCTCAGTTTTAGCACTCACACACAAAAATTCCCAGCTAATAGATATGCTCAAACATTACAGGCAGAAGATTAAGCATTCAACATTCAGATATCACAAGTTCAAGATTCAACATTCGACAAGCATTTACAAGATCAACACTCAACAAGCAGTTACAAGCAGGTAAAAGACCATCAACAGTTTCAAGACCACCAACAGTTTCACAAGAACCAATTTTGCAGTGTTGTCAGTTCATCTGAGACCATGAAAACAAGTTTTTCTAAGCATGATTAGGCGCTGGATTGTTGCAGTGGAACTCTCCCTTCTTCGAgattgttgacatttcttagcgcaatcattaggaatggttaatccttagcaacaacGCCAGAAATgactgttggcagtccttagtgcaatcactagaaatgagggcgccgaacccatcctagcaactgcacccaaggggtgccactctcgtggtataatcaatacgattacagaaggatccgcaagcgcacagatataccgttgtagcatttcacccagagagtaaggttatcatcatttatttgtgtcccaaaggacggcagcggcaaaggtattgtactcaacattaaccatgacattgtgcttcaagcaataggcaatgctctaacaggggtaagtccaaGTAAATAATAAGCatgggtaatgtgacacagcacacatccacactccaagaggaaggaattaAGGAGAGAatctataaaacaaagaactactctatcctacgtcaagtcagctggagcttaggctaggttaggtgtcctagtgcttctatccaaagctggggtcatgttagatcatggttaggactacaggtgccaggaaaatgggatagcgagGAGAAGGTCCCGTACTGGAGAATGTCTAGTTccattacctctttgcatgaactcctacaccgaacccgaacgtcggggagtacgctaaacgcaacaccgctgttacgccggacggacagggctatcaccacctgccgtctaccccagtcacaccgtggagcacggtcatatccgaaggatcctgcatacccaagcaccacgctcgtgtatgaagtcactactctagtgcccccaggtctcccaccctttggatggacgactaaaacactagagcaagcccgaaagcacaacgaacctctatccttACCctgatcatctggcctaaccaagaccgtagcataacttatgaacaaactaagcatggattgataaactatcaagatagtaaagcaaccatggcagaagtcgatattatgaatagaagtctgacaagtcagatacaaagccataccaggagccgaggattgctcaacgaccccgaggacaacttgctcgctaaagagaactagcctagctccactacctagctaagagagcaagagagaggagagccttcttggagagaatggaatgaagtgtgtgtgtgtgtgtgttgagaggggggagagaggccctatttatactacttggaGGTAGGTTTCCCGCcaatgcatatatggaaggtgatcaggtgccttggtcgtgactcctcctcgagatgcacctggatgcgttgcaggccaggttcggccgaccccacctgtcagccgtccgtgctgatcctttgctgggtagttgattcgttggatcttatccttatcctctactgcatcttgcgtggaggccccgtttcctctgacatgtgggccctctttgtaagggtgtgacgccggatgcgatattctgcgtagttatgtggcgtctgctgcgtgttttcgtcttattccgctcttgctcatctgaaatctacaaaactcgaaaacaactgtggagcgaggttagtgatacaaatatgtgagtaagataagtagttttcctttattattgagtataattgacgggtgaaaatggcacttaagcactgTCAACAGAGATCACCTGATCCATGATGAAGGAGGACAACTTTTCTCGAATGGGGTGCAAATCATCATCGTTGAGGGGGGTTGTCAGCACTTCGAACTCCTGCATTGGAAGCACAAATTCAGCAAGGAATTAGCAACTTGCAGAGATAAAATAGCCATCATAGAGTATATATATTTGACTACCATTAAGCCTCTCAAagcaaaaaataaaaaggagCAATCCAAACTGATGCAACCCTCTAACTATTTGCTCAAAAAGCAGcagaatttcaaaaaaaaaactaatttccaACAGGCCAACATAATACAACTATCATGCCAGTCATGCCATTTTTAAGAATAACCATCCATATTTCAGTTTTAAGTCATGGAGAAAAGGAGCCATCACTTGGGAGATATACCTCAGGGTCCTTGGTCATACTTAGTAATTCCATTGCTTTGACCATGTGATGGACAACATAAAAACCACATGTGttgccgggaggttgctggtggcACTGCAAAAAAGCAATAAATAGACCAAATAAAAATAGTGAGAAGAAAGAAACTACACATCTTCATTACTAGCtttcatagcaatgtataccataccaggaactttgtgacatGTTCCAAGCTCCGGCTGCAGTccatcttcttcagtgtgaaGTATGAAAGAAAAGCCCTACAAGAACACAGTCACACAACCATGGAACATTTTGTTAGGATATAGAGATTATTTTGGGAATTAGTTGAAGGTTATGGAAGAACTCACTCATTAATGACCTCTTTAAGCACACTGTAATCCCGCGCCTTGGACCTTTGAGAATCAAAGTACAAAACCTTGTTCCACTTTGGAATGATTACTACTAGAATCTAGTGGCCACCTGTGTTATGTGCAaacattataattttttttctagcaAATTTGGGCAAGGCCTTTCCCAAATACTCCACCACATAAGATCGGTCTTGATCCATGGTActcatgctcatcatctccgGATCGAGGAAGCCCACGGGCACAGACTTTTCCCTTGTTTCCACAATCATGTTCctagttaagaaaaaattagtgcCTAGAcaacaaatgaacaaatgaactAAAAATTTGTGAGAATCAGATTAGAGTAACTTACAGCTTGAAGATACGGAGTAAAGACACATCCAGCCCATCGATATTGAAGAGGTCATATAAGTCATTGAAACACAAAAGAAAATACTTGTTGCTATCTTGTCGCTAAAAATGGTTACGCTTGTACTGGACCACTACATCTATCTGTTTTGCTACACAACCTTTCATGTAGTACTTATGGAGTGCATTGGTTGTAGGTCCAGCGCTCTCAAGTTGAGCAGCTGTCAACATTGGCTGTCCATATTTGTAATGTGGGTTGGCCTTAGTCCATGCCTATGCTATTCCTTTCTGCTTAGGCTGCTTCTTATTCTcagtcattttctttttctctgccCTAGTGTTGGCAGCAACCTTCTTTTCTCCACTAGCTGCATTTACTGCTGCACTCTTGGCTGCAGCAGTGTTGGGAGCACTCTTGGTAGCCTCTTTCTTGTCTGCAGTAGCTGCATTTTCTGCTGCACCCTTGGCAGCAGCAGTGTTGGGAGCACTATTGGTAGCAACATTCTTTGGTTCGGCTTTAGCTGTGTCAGTCTTGGGAGCATTATTGGTTGCAGTAGTGACTAGAGCAGTCTTGGGAGCACCAGCAGATTCATCAGTTTCCTTTGATGGCATAATGGTCTTGGCTGCATCTGATGCCCTCCTCTTGTTTCCCTTTGCCACAGTTTGTGAAGAAATCTGCTTTGACCTTAGCACAATATCACGCCGTCGCCACTGTATCCTTTAGAAGACAGCTTCTCCAATAGTTGAGATCTCATCATTAGGAGGGAATGGAAGCACAATATCAGGCCACTTGGCTACAAACTCGACTTTGACCACTGCACATTCTGCATTAATCGGAACTGTATGTAGCTCAAGTTGTCTTGGATAAACCATACCCCATGCAACCTCAGATCGGTGACCACCAACAATATGCATTAGGGCACATGGTGTGGGATCACTCAAGCCATTTATAGTATCATGATCTGTATCCATCTGGTCTGGAATTTCATCTTCATGTTCATTTCCATTTCCATCTCCATCTTCCTGGTCTGAAGGACCACCATTGTGCTGTTTAGCAGCCTCAGAGGCTGACGCacagctcctcctccatccgAGTGCGGGGCTTGTGTTCCTAGAAAGTGGCACAATCTGCATACCCTGTGCTACAAGCATGGAGAGGATGTCCTTGGTCAGCTCAGCCTTGAGTTCTTCCATCATTGTCTCCTTCATTGCCAATAAGTCTGCTGAGCTGATCTTTCTTCTCTTCCTGTACATATCCAAGTGCTCAGGCCATGCTTCCTTCCAGCCAGTGTAGCTGGACACACCCCGCATGCGTCCAGGTTGCTCGGGCCCCAAGCATTGAGTAAGCACATCATTCTCCCTGATCCATGTGAGACATGAAGATTCCGCATTTGCTTGCTTCTCTTTGATTTCTTCTGAAAGTCTCCTAGTTGCATCTATCTTCCACTCAATAGTAGCAACACCTTTTGATATCACCAGCTTACTCCTTGCTCGCAGCCAATTCCGTGTCCGACCTTCAGGGTACTCCTCATATGGGTTGGGGATCCCTAGAGTAGCCAATTTTGCGTCCTCTTCATCCCATTGTGCTTGCATCCCTTCATAACTGTACGGACCCATGCAGTGCTCGTGCTTGTACAGTTCTCGAAGAAACTTGTATCTTTCACTCTCTTTTTTGGCTTCTTCAGTTTTTGTGAACTGGACAAACTCTTTCCAGTCTTTCGGTTCGATATATGGGTCCTTCTGATATGGAGTTAGTCCTTTCTTGATAAATTGTGCCTTAAGCTTGCTTTTGTGGGTTCTCCATGCCTTGGCTGTTGACTTCATGACCTACCTAAACCCAAATGGTTTCATCTCAGGCGGGAACTCCAAAAAAGGCTGCACATATTTATCAAACAAAAACCACTTCTATTTGTCACTTAGGGATTTGAAACCTGGCATAACTAGAGATAGCCTCTGTCTTGCAATGAGACTAGCCAGCATCCGTAACCTCAACTTCGGGTTCCTTTCTGTTGGCATCCCCCCTCGATCAATCATAGTTACTATAATCATGTCCTTTGGCCACTTTGTTGATGTCCTAGCTCTCTTCTGTTGACCCCCAGACCCATCACCCAGCAAATCTTCTTTATTGTTGTTGCAAACATCATATTCCTCCTCTGTTTCAGCACCGTCTTCGCCAGAATTTGCCCATTCTTCGGATGAGGCCTGTTAATTACATCCAGGAAATCAAATTAGACTAGCAACATAATATTAAGAAACTTTAGTAACTTATGCAGATTTGGAGCAGCAACATACTATTTTGACAAGTAGAGATTTGCAGATTCACCGGTCGATGCAGATATTGTCAActtcaacaacaacaaaacaCACATAGAATGTGTAAATGCAAGATGACCAAGAATTATGAGTGCCACAGCCAAAAAAAACTATGAAGTCTACTAATCAAGCTAGGGTGCAAACAGTGGTAGGTGCTGAGGTTGCATGCATCGAGGGGGCCACCAAACCGGGATTACGGGGTATCCAAAGTGCAATGAATACCACAAGCCTACTCTGTTGGATTTTCGTCAGCCCCAAATAAAGACTTATGCATTCAGCACCCACCACATAATAAAGTAAATGAACTTGAACAGACTTGTGCAATTTTTTGTGATCATGTGACAAACCACTATATTGTGATCATGTGACAAACCAAATAGACACCACAAGCATACTGAATATGTGGAATGCTAATCACAAATTCTGAGTTCATAAGCAAATAAATGCCCTAAAAAAGTTCATATGCAAATAgaagctaaggtattctcagtTCATCCAACTAGAAGCTAGTCACTAGTGTTCTCAGAATCCCAACAACAAGAGACTAAACCCTAGACTAGTGGCCTAACCAACAGCATGAATTTCATGCCCTAAT carries:
- the LOC120711552 gene encoding zealexin A1 synthase-like, producing MEDHQHCLYLVLALVSLLVILLAKRRRSAAAPEHGLRLPPGPWQLPIIGSLHHMIGKLPHHAMRDLARRHGPLMLLQLGEVPTLVVSSREAAREVMRTHDAVFATRPMSPTMRALTDGGRGIIMAPYGAHWRQLRRITITKLLSARRVNSFRAVREEEAAVMLRVCAAAAAESRAVNMRERLSELITDTTMRAAMGDRIKDREVLLRALDEAIVLAAGFNPADLWPSSRIVSWLSSAVRRSEEIRQTSFGILDEIIKDHLERMERGDGGEVEDLLDVLLKVQKDGELPIPLDTDVIKVAITDIFAGSETTAPTLEWAMAELVQNPKVMERATAEVRRAFAAHGSVREEKLVEAGLQYLPLVIRETLRLHTPLPFLIPQACQEPCRVLGYDVPQGITVMVNAWALGRDERYWPGDPDAFRPERFEAGGGSAADFKGTDYELLPFGAGRRMCPGLGFGLANMELALASLLFHFDWEVPGGAKLDMTEAFGITAHRKSRLLLRPILRVPVPGV